One genomic region from uncultured Subdoligranulum sp. encodes:
- a CDS encoding PfkB family carbohydrate kinase: protein MSNAPKTVLAIHDLPGFGRAALSVIVPVLSCLGVQAVALPTAVLSSHTGGLGTPAKMSNPGYGPAALAHYHRLGLHFDCIYSGYLSDPAQAKLVEQAFELWPQAFKVVDPVLGDGGRLYKGLGAEMVPAMYNLCSKADLITPNVTEAALLLGDPLPGVGSAEQAAEQTARLTRIAPQVVVTGVTGVSGGRCIGCVGAARGGQGYFVKTPLIPRMYHGTGDIFGAVLVGRILQGNVPQAAVQAAAAFVADCIRMTPEGADERLGVWLEAALPGLMVQ, encoded by the coding sequence ATGTCCAATGCTCCCAAAACCGTATTAGCCATCCATGATCTGCCCGGATTCGGACGGGCAGCACTCTCGGTCATTGTGCCGGTGCTGTCCTGCCTGGGCGTGCAGGCGGTGGCCCTGCCCACCGCAGTCCTCTCCAGCCACACGGGCGGACTGGGCACGCCGGCCAAAATGTCCAATCCCGGCTACGGTCCCGCCGCTCTGGCCCACTACCACCGGCTGGGCCTGCACTTTGACTGCATCTACTCCGGGTACTTATCCGATCCCGCCCAGGCCAAACTGGTGGAACAGGCCTTTGAACTGTGGCCCCAGGCCTTCAAGGTGGTGGACCCCGTCCTGGGGGACGGCGGCCGTCTGTACAAAGGTCTCGGCGCCGAGATGGTGCCCGCCATGTACAATCTGTGCAGCAAGGCCGACCTCATCACCCCCAACGTGACCGAGGCTGCCCTGCTGCTGGGCGACCCGCTGCCCGGGGTGGGCAGCGCCGAACAGGCCGCCGAGCAGACCGCCCGGCTGACCCGCATCGCTCCCCAGGTGGTGGTCACCGGCGTGACCGGCGTTTCGGGCGGACGGTGCATCGGCTGTGTGGGTGCCGCCCGGGGCGGGCAGGGGTACTTTGTAAAAACTCCGCTGATTCCCCGGATGTACCACGGTACCGGCGACATCTTCGGCGCCGTGCTGGTGGGGCGGATCCTCCAGGGCAACGTGCCCCAGGCCGCCGTGCAGGCAGCCGCCGCCTTTGTGGCGGACTGCATCCGGATGACGCCGGAGGGTGCCGACGAACGGCTGGGCGTCTGGCTGGAAGCAGCCCTGCCCGGACTGATGGTGCAGTGA